In Betaproteobacteria bacterium, the following are encoded in one genomic region:
- a CDS encoding CDP-alcohol phosphatidyltransferase family protein: protein MSEVSGHVVGESPLRIWGLPSALRLRRQLERAGAGAGESFADRVVSLRADWVYDQAIVRGLVAAHEDCALVADGGKCVGVSIRAERRDETATTLAAYGVPPGVRAVSVAEVASGYDDKLRKRELPYLMPLTSETLPAVERRVFGGAYKGVTDAVTLYLWPAPARAATRFCARHRITPNQVTFASLLLVLAAMWLFWTGRYGLGLVAAWAMTFLDTVDGKLARVTLQSTRFGDVFDHGIDLIHPPFWWWTWMVGLPAAGWQLADPSPVLTALVAGYVLQRLEEGVFIAWFRMDMHTWQRFDSRFRLITARRNPNLVILTVAAVAGRPDIGIVAVAVWTMLSLLIHTVRLTQAAWVRRQRPLRSWLAP from the coding sequence ATGAGCGAGGTGTCCGGACACGTCGTCGGCGAATCGCCGCTGCGCATCTGGGGTTTGCCTTCGGCGCTGCGGCTGCGCCGTCAGCTCGAGCGCGCCGGCGCCGGCGCCGGCGAGTCCTTTGCGGACCGCGTCGTGTCGCTGCGAGCCGACTGGGTCTACGACCAGGCGATCGTGCGCGGCCTGGTCGCGGCGCATGAAGACTGCGCGCTCGTCGCGGACGGCGGCAAGTGCGTGGGGGTGAGCATCCGTGCCGAGCGGCGCGACGAGACCGCAACAACGCTCGCCGCCTACGGCGTTCCGCCGGGCGTGCGCGCCGTGAGTGTGGCCGAGGTCGCCAGCGGCTACGACGACAAGCTGCGCAAGCGCGAGCTGCCCTACCTCATGCCGCTTACGTCCGAGACGCTGCCGGCAGTCGAGCGCCGCGTCTTCGGTGGCGCCTACAAAGGCGTGACGGATGCGGTCACGCTCTACCTCTGGCCCGCGCCCGCGCGGGCGGCGACGCGCTTCTGTGCGCGCCACCGCATCACGCCCAACCAGGTCACGTTCGCAAGTCTCCTGCTCGTCCTGGCCGCGATGTGGCTGTTCTGGACCGGCCGCTACGGCCTCGGACTGGTCGCCGCCTGGGCGATGACATTCCTCGATACGGTCGACGGCAAGCTCGCTCGCGTCACGCTGCAGTCGACGCGCTTCGGCGACGTCTTCGATCATGGCATCGATCTCATCCATCCGCCGTTCTGGTGGTGGACGTGGATGGTGGGGCTGCCGGCCGCCGGCTGGCAGCTGGCGGACCCTTCGCCGGTTCTCACGGCACTTGTGGCGGGTTACGTATTGCAGCGGCTGGAGGAAGGGGTGTTCATCGCGTGGTTTCGCATGGACATGCACACCTGGCAGCGATTCGATAGCCGCTTCCGCCTGATCACGGCCCGGCGCAATCCGAACCTCGTCATTCTCACCGTGGCGGCCGTCGCGGGACGGCCGGATATCGGCATCGTGGCCGTTGCAGTCTGGACGATGCTCTCGCTGCTCATTCATACGGTGCGCCTCACGCAGGCGGCATGGGTGCGCCGCCAGCGGCCGCTGCGCTCGTGGCTCGCGCCCTGA
- a CDS encoding SDR family NAD(P)-dependent oxidoreductase produces the protein MISTEPASPDAPLAAVTGATGFIGRHLVSALAQAGWRVRVLVRREPRIPDWRGLSPEVVPGTLADAAALERLVEGADAVIHAAGLIKAARRREFFEVNGAASASLAGIARRLAPQGHFVLVSTLAAREPGISDYAASKRAGEDAVREILGSRVTVLRPAAVYGPADPETLRFFQLARHRIVALPAPPQARVALIHVQDLARLIVKMAASEPQGEVLSAADAQPAGYGWAEILGMAARTVGNPHARLVRAPRALLHTVAWAGDVGRLLGSATMLNSHKLREISHLDWSVSPAEQARPAGWTPRFEIESGFADTVAWYRAAGWLPR, from the coding sequence ATGATTTCGACTGAACCGGCCAGCCCCGACGCGCCGCTTGCGGCGGTGACGGGCGCGACGGGTTTCATCGGCCGCCATCTCGTGTCCGCGCTCGCGCAGGCCGGGTGGCGGGTGCGGGTGCTTGTCCGGCGCGAGCCGCGCATACCGGATTGGCGCGGGCTCAGCCCCGAAGTCGTGCCCGGCACGCTAGCCGATGCGGCGGCGCTCGAGCGCCTGGTCGAAGGCGCGGACGCGGTGATCCATGCCGCGGGCCTCATCAAGGCCGCAAGGCGGCGCGAGTTCTTCGAGGTCAACGGCGCGGCGAGCGCCTCGCTTGCCGGCATCGCACGGCGGCTCGCGCCGCAGGGCCATTTCGTCCTCGTCTCGACGCTCGCCGCACGCGAGCCGGGCATCTCGGACTACGCCGCGAGCAAGCGCGCCGGCGAAGACGCCGTGCGCGAAATCCTCGGATCTCGTGTCACGGTGCTGCGCCCGGCGGCCGTATACGGTCCCGCCGATCCGGAGACGCTGCGATTCTTCCAACTTGCGCGTCACCGCATCGTGGCGCTGCCGGCACCGCCGCAGGCGCGGGTGGCGCTCATTCACGTGCAGGATCTCGCACGGCTCATCGTGAAGATGGCGGCATCCGAGCCGCAGGGCGAGGTGCTGTCAGCGGCGGACGCGCAGCCGGCAGGCTACGGTTGGGCCGAGATTCTCGGCATGGCCGCGCGCACCGTCGGCAATCCGCATGCGCGGCTCGTACGGGCGCCGCGGGCGCTGCTGCACACCGTCGCATGGGCTGGCGATGTCGGGCGGCTGCTCGGCTCGGCGACGATGCTGAACTCGCACAAGCTGCGCGAAATTTCCCACCTCGACTGGTCCGTGTCGCCCGCGGAGCAGGCGAGGCCGGCGGGCTGGACCCCCCGCTTCGAGATCGAGTCCGGATTCGCCGACACCGTGGCCTGGTACCGCGCGGCCGGCTGGCTGCCCCGCTAG
- a CDS encoding ribbon-helix-helix protein, CopG family — protein sequence MALSVRLDPALEARVDQEAKRLGMTKSDFVKDALERVLGVKNPYTLLKATRSLRPMGDPRASENVSARMKAKLRAKRAD from the coding sequence ATGGCGCTGTCGGTGAGGTTGGACCCGGCGTTGGAGGCTCGAGTGGATCAGGAAGCCAAGCGGCTGGGTATGACGAAGTCGGATTTCGTGAAAGATGCGCTGGAGCGTGTGCTCGGGGTGAAGAACCCATACACCCTGCTCAAGGCCACGCGTAGCCTCAGGCCCATGGGCGATCCGAGAGCGTCCGAGAACGTCTCTGCAAGGATGAAGGCGAAGCTTCGTGCGAAGCGTGCTGATTGA
- a CDS encoding glycosyltransferase, with the protein MTRLEAPALATQPRTIALLLPSLAAGGVARSVLHLAGAFRNAGHAVDLVLCKAEGPYIESVPDAVNVVALRRESPLVARARLLRLDPRGAAELARPALLAWRPAPVQPYLCDLARYLDRVRPDVLLSAKTPTNLLALWARRWSKAHTRVVVAEHTQLSQSIARNHKWRWRYIAPLVGRTYAEADAIVCVSDGVADDLARTARLPRSRLTTIYNPVVTPALAARAAEPPPHPWLEARADPPVVVAAGRLAPQKNFALLQRAFARLRAQRPARLLILGEGRERSRLEAAAHELGIAADVALPGHVANPYAAYSRASLFVLSSDWEGLPTVLIEALACGCPVVSTDCPSGPAEILEHGRYGTLVPAGDAVALAQAMARTLDQPPAADMLRRRSEAFTLERSAQRYLELLDGLLPATTTES; encoded by the coding sequence ATGACGCGGCTCGAGGCTCCGGCGCTCGCAACGCAGCCAAGAACAATCGCGCTGTTGCTTCCTTCCCTGGCTGCAGGCGGCGTGGCCCGTTCGGTACTCCACCTCGCGGGCGCCTTCCGCAATGCCGGGCATGCGGTGGATCTCGTGCTCTGCAAGGCAGAAGGACCGTACATCGAGTCGGTGCCTGACGCAGTGAACGTGGTGGCGTTGCGGCGCGAGAGCCCGCTCGTCGCCCGCGCGCGGCTTCTGCGACTCGACCCGCGCGGCGCGGCCGAATTGGCGCGCCCGGCATTGCTTGCCTGGCGTCCCGCCCCGGTGCAGCCGTATCTCTGCGACCTGGCCCGCTACCTCGATCGTGTTCGACCCGACGTCCTGCTTTCGGCCAAGACGCCGACCAACCTGCTCGCCCTGTGGGCGCGCCGCTGGAGCAAGGCTCACACGCGCGTCGTCGTCGCGGAGCACACGCAGCTGTCGCAATCGATAGCCCGGAATCACAAGTGGCGCTGGCGATACATTGCGCCGCTGGTCGGGCGCACCTACGCAGAGGCCGACGCCATCGTCTGTGTTTCGGATGGCGTCGCGGACGATCTCGCCCGCACCGCCCGATTGCCGCGATCGCGCTTGACGACGATCTACAATCCCGTCGTTACGCCGGCGCTCGCCGCGCGCGCGGCCGAGCCGCCGCCGCATCCGTGGCTCGAGGCACGCGCTGATCCACCGGTCGTGGTGGCCGCCGGCCGCCTTGCCCCGCAGAAGAACTTTGCGCTGCTGCAACGCGCCTTCGCACGGCTTAGGGCCCAGCGTCCGGCCCGCCTCCTGATCCTGGGCGAAGGGCGCGAGCGGTCCCGGTTGGAAGCGGCTGCGCACGAGCTCGGCATCGCTGCCGACGTCGCGCTTCCGGGGCATGTGGCGAACCCCTATGCCGCGTACTCGCGCGCGTCGCTTTTCGTGCTTTCGTCCGACTGGGAAGGGCTGCCGACGGTCCTCATCGAGGCACTGGCCTGCGGCTGCCCGGTGGTGAGCACCGATTGCCCGAGTGGTCCGGCCGAAATCCTGGAGCACGGGCGCTACGGTACGCTCGTCCCCGCAGGCGATGCCGTGGCTCTGGCGCAAGCCATGGCCCGCACGCTCGACCAACCGCCGGCCGCCGACATGCTGCGCCGGCGCAGCGAAGCGTTCACGCTGGAACGAAGTGCGCAGCGGTATCTCGAACTGCTGGACGGGCTGCTGCCGGCGACCACAACCGAAAGTTGA
- a CDS encoding methyltransferase domain-containing protein encodes MHFSSLSEADLQLSRNDIMRVMAPFVKRRIEGDDAEWDAIVRKRKKNILRRNFRRMTLGWLPRHQRRPASIIDEYTQVWRVGYGSYDPANPPARYRPWHWGEERLLANDFGAARFRQLVLVRLIERLQPRSVLEVGCGLGIHLILLACRFPQIAFTGVELTGEGHGAARKLQQLERLPEHLVAFAPEPLQDLTAFRRIDFRQGDATALTFPEASFDLVYTVLALEQMERVRERALAEVARVTHRHYFGIEPFRDVNDSGWERLYVLGRDYLRGRIADLPRHGLVPTLAFSDFPQERFLKACAVLTEKRSSEPGAFFCQDAGAEGSRASDGVNAGRSVRQST; translated from the coding sequence ATGCATTTCAGTAGCCTGTCCGAGGCGGACCTGCAATTGTCCCGGAACGACATCATGCGGGTCATGGCGCCATTCGTGAAGCGGCGCATCGAGGGCGACGATGCCGAGTGGGACGCCATCGTGCGCAAGCGCAAGAAGAACATCCTGCGGCGGAATTTTCGTCGCATGACGCTGGGCTGGCTGCCGCGGCATCAGCGCCGGCCCGCTTCGATCATCGACGAGTACACGCAAGTATGGCGCGTCGGCTACGGCAGCTACGATCCGGCCAACCCGCCCGCGCGCTACCGTCCCTGGCACTGGGGCGAGGAGCGCCTGCTCGCGAACGATTTCGGCGCCGCGCGTTTCCGGCAGCTCGTGCTGGTGCGGCTGATCGAGCGGCTGCAGCCGCGCAGCGTGCTCGAGGTGGGATGCGGGCTCGGCATTCACCTGATCCTGCTGGCGTGCCGGTTTCCGCAGATTGCGTTCACCGGCGTCGAGCTGACCGGCGAGGGCCACGGCGCCGCACGCAAGTTGCAGCAGCTCGAGCGGCTTCCGGAACACCTGGTTGCCTTCGCGCCCGAGCCGTTGCAGGACCTGACGGCGTTTCGCCGCATCGACTTCCGCCAGGGCGACGCTACCGCACTGACGTTTCCCGAGGCCAGCTTCGACCTGGTCTACACGGTGCTCGCACTGGAACAGATGGAGCGCGTGCGTGAACGCGCGCTGGCCGAAGTCGCGCGGGTCACGCACCGCCATTACTTCGGCATCGAGCCGTTTCGCGACGTCAACGACAGCGGCTGGGAGCGGCTGTACGTGCTCGGGCGCGACTACCTGCGCGGCAGAATCGCCGATCTGCCGCGCCATGGGCTCGTTCCGACGCTCGCGTTCAGCGATTTCCCGCAGGAGCGCTTCCTCAAGGCCTGCGCGGTGTTGACGGAAAAGCGCAGCAGCGAGCCGGGCGCTTTTTTCTGTCAGGATGCGGGTGCGGAAGGGTCGAGGGCGAGCGACGGCGTCAACGCAGGTCGCAGCGTGCGCCAGTCGACATAG
- a CDS encoding glycosyltransferase, producing the protein MAGAPKVSVFIPVYNRSRYLCVAVNSILAQAFTDFELLLVDDGSTDGSLALLERYAARDPRVRVESNGANLGIPRTRNRGLELARGEYIALLDSDDYAYPGRLESQVRFLDAHRDHVQVGSWGSFMDEQGRLARRVRRQPIAAPDVDAELLFRCCLSNRSIMARTAVLQTYRYGEDFPRCQDYDMHVRLAERHSMANLATILVCGRQHAGRYTGLTQDLGRERKMAINRAQLEALGLSPSEADLEQHYLLSRGGLAEREYLQWAEAWLGDLLAANRQVGRYRQASLTRAVGKRWFVLCKQAGRAMGPWAAARMLASPLLRMAAPYVDWRTLRPALTPSLALDPSAPAS; encoded by the coding sequence ATGGCCGGCGCTCCGAAGGTCAGCGTATTCATTCCGGTTTACAACCGCAGCCGCTATCTGTGCGTCGCGGTGAACAGCATCCTGGCGCAGGCTTTCACGGATTTCGAGCTGCTGCTGGTCGACGACGGCTCCACCGACGGCAGTCTCGCACTGCTCGAGCGCTACGCTGCACGCGACCCGCGCGTGCGGGTCGAGTCCAACGGCGCCAATCTCGGCATCCCGCGCACGCGCAACCGGGGATTGGAGCTCGCCCGCGGCGAATACATCGCGCTGCTGGACAGCGACGACTACGCCTATCCCGGACGCCTGGAAAGCCAGGTCCGCTTCCTCGATGCCCACCGCGACCACGTGCAGGTGGGAAGCTGGGGAAGCTTCATGGACGAACAAGGCCGGCTCGCGCGCCGCGTGCGCCGCCAGCCGATCGCCGCACCGGATGTCGACGCCGAGCTCCTGTTCCGCTGCTGCCTTTCCAACCGCTCGATCATGGCGCGCACGGCGGTGCTGCAAACGTATCGGTATGGTGAAGATTTCCCGCGCTGCCAGGACTATGACATGCACGTGCGGCTTGCCGAACGCCATTCGATGGCGAACCTTGCGACCATCCTCGTGTGCGGCCGCCAGCATGCCGGGCGCTACACGGGCCTCACCCAAGACCTCGGGCGCGAACGCAAGATGGCGATCAACCGCGCGCAACTCGAGGCGCTCGGCCTGTCGCCCAGCGAGGCGGACCTGGAGCAGCACTACCTGCTCTCGCGCGGCGGCCTGGCCGAGCGCGAGTATCTGCAGTGGGCCGAGGCGTGGCTCGGCGACCTGCTCGCAGCCAATCGGCAAGTCGGCCGCTACCGGCAAGCCTCGCTCACGCGCGCGGTGGGCAAGCGCTGGTTCGTCCTTTGCAAGCAGGCCGGGCGGGCGATGGGCCCCTGGGCCGCAGCGCGTATGCTCGCTTCGCCGCTTCTGCGCATGGCGGCGCCCTATGTCGACTGGCGCACGCTGCGACCTGCGTTGACGCCGTCGCTCGCCCTCGACCCTTCCGCACCCGCATCCTGA